A stretch of Myxocyprinus asiaticus isolate MX2 ecotype Aquarium Trade chromosome 42, UBuf_Myxa_2, whole genome shotgun sequence DNA encodes these proteins:
- the LOC127432752 gene encoding leucine-rich repeat transmembrane neuronal protein 4-like — translation MGFAMRHRWFVVPLLMQAWLSATPCFGDRPCPRSCRCDGKIVYCESSAFRDVPKNLSGGCQGLSLRYNSLASLKAGQFVGLNQLIWLYLDHNYIANVDARSFQGIRRLKELILSSNKITLLHNTTFNLVPNLRNLDLSYNKLQALQPGQFQGLRKLLSLHMRSNSLKNLPSRLFQDCRNLEFLDLGYNRLRSITRNSMSGLLKLTELHIEHNQFSKINFFNFPRFYNLRALYLQWNRIRTMSEGLTWSWTSLQKLDLSGNDLQEIDAEVYQAMPNLQMLNLDSNKLVNVSQEAVDAWASLTTISLAGNMWDCGPVVCPLVAWLRTFHGNKEINMICALPKEVQGEKVMDAIDANGVCRITPATTSTVIAPSTPVVVFAQTPDSSFVPTIKPGDNRRGKVTSLEGTTSLAPSQPAVPPPEQDFEPVSFHKIVAGSVALFLSVAMILLVIYVSWKRYPSSVKQLQENSAAAHKRRKKSRETERTLSTPLQEYYVDYKPNNSEATDVLVNGTGPCTYTISGSRECEV, via the coding sequence GCTTTGCCATGAGGCACCGCTGGTTTGTGGTGCCACTGCTAATGCAGGCATGGCTCTCCGCCACCCCTTGCTTTGGTGACCGTCCTTGCCCTCGGAGCTGCCGATGCGATGGCAAGATCGTATACTGTGAGTCTAGTGCATTCCGTGATGTTCCCAAGAACCTCTCTGGTGGCTGTCAGGGTCTGTCCCTGCGATATAACAGCTTGGCAAGCCTAAAAGCTGGCCAATTTGTTGGCCTCAACCAGCTCATTTGGCTGTACCTGGACCACAACTACATTGCCAATGTGGATGCTCGCTCCTTTCAAGGGATACGGAGGCTCAAAGAGCTGATATTGAGCTCCAACAAGATCACGCTGCTCCATAACACCACATTTAACCTGGTACCAAACTTGAGGAACCTGGACCTCTCTTATAACAAGCTACAGGCTCTTCAGCCAGGCCAGTTCCAGGGACTGCGCAAGCTACTCAGCTTGCACATGCGCTCCAACTCACTGAAGAACCTTCCCTCACGCCTTTTTCAGGACTGTCGTAATCTTGAGTTCCTTGACCTTGGTTATAATCGCCTGCGCAGCATCACCCGTAATTCCATGTCTGGCCTTCTGAAGCTAACTGAGCTGCATATTGAGCATAACCAGTTCTCCAAAATCAACTTCTTCAACTTTCCACGCTTCTACAATTTACGAGCTCTTTACCTACAGTGGAACCGCATTCGGACCATGAGTGAAGGCCTTACTTGGTCCTGGACATCATTGCAGAAGCTCGACCTTTCAGGAAATGATCTGCAGGAGATAGATGCAGAGGTGTACCAGGCCATGCCCAACCTGCAGATGCTTAACCTGGATTCAAACAAGCTTGTCAATGTGTCTCAGGAGGCTGTGGATGCTTGGGCCTCTCTGACCACAATTAGTCTGGCAGGAAACATGTGGGACTGTGGACCAGTTGTGTGTCCCCTAGTGGCCTGGCTGAGAACCTTCCATGGAAACAAGGAGATTAATATGATTTGTGCATTGCCCAAAGAAGTTCAAGGTGAGAAGGTTATGGATGCCATTGACGCCAATGGAGTTTGCAGGATTACCCCTGCTACAACATCAACAGTAATTGCTCCCTCTACCCCAGTCGTTGTCTTTGCCCAAACCCCTGACAGCTCTTTTGTCCCAACTATCAAACCTGGAGACAACAGAAGGGGCAAGGTTACATCTTTGGAAGGCACAACTTCTTTGGCACCTTCTCAGCCTGCTGTCCCACCACCTGAGCAAGACTTTGAGCCAGTATCCTTCCACAAGATAGTGGCAGGAAGCGTTGCCCTCTTCTTGTCAGTTGCCATGATCCTCCTTGTAATTTATGTCTCATGGAAGCGTTATCCAAGCAGTGTTAAGCAGCTCCAGGAGAACTCAGCTGCTGCTCACAAACGCCGGAAAAAGTCAAGGGAGACTGAGCGCACACTCAGCACACCATTGCAGGAGTACTATGTGGACTATAAGCCTAATAATTCGGAGGCCACAGATGTGCTGGTCAATGGTACTGGACCATGCACATACACCATCTCAGGCTCCAGAGAATGTGAGGTATGA